One genomic window of Cupriavidus sp. P-10 includes the following:
- a CDS encoding copper-binding protein has protein sequence MNHIKTVAIALAVAATPAAFAAGSMDGMDMKGMDMKPSAESQHATRPVAAEIKKIDAQAGKVTLKHGPIENLGMPAMTMAFPVKDRTALKDFKEGDAVTAVFDKIDGKATVVDMQRK, from the coding sequence ATGAACCACATCAAGACAGTCGCTATCGCCCTCGCCGTTGCTGCCACGCCGGCGGCCTTTGCCGCCGGTTCGATGGACGGCATGGACATGAAAGGCATGGACATGAAGCCATCGGCCGAATCGCAACATGCCACCCGCCCCGTTGCGGCGGAAATCAAGAAGATCGATGCGCAAGCGGGAAAGGTTACGCTAAAGCATGGCCCGATTGAGAACCTTGGGATGCCGGCGATGACGATGGCGTTCCCGGTCAAAGATCGCACCGCACTGAAGGACTTTAAGGAAGGGGATGCCGTCACCGCCGTGTTCGACAAGATCGATGGCAAGGCAACGGTCGTGGATATGCAGCGCAAGTAA
- a CDS encoding CzcE family metal-binding protein: protein MKTKRTVAVALVLSAVSISSAWSTDKAKTNAGDDMAQHVQRQAVEPVAAAVGPETATRAGSQAAIFGGMVPASTASRTVALAPEMKYVNVASGETVTFKSGGQEATWKFAESIRGTSVDLGVMLPGMPNAQGVRVHIERSRLFTGH from the coding sequence ATGAAAACCAAAAGAACCGTGGCCGTTGCGCTGGTTCTGTCCGCCGTTTCCATCTCCTCTGCATGGAGTACCGACAAGGCGAAGACCAACGCGGGCGATGACATGGCTCAACATGTCCAGCGTCAAGCTGTCGAACCCGTTGCAGCGGCGGTAGGGCCGGAAACCGCAACGCGTGCAGGTTCGCAGGCAGCCATCTTTGGCGGTATGGTGCCTGCAAGCACTGCCTCCCGCACAGTGGCGCTGGCCCCCGAAATGAAGTACGTCAACGTCGCGTCCGGCGAAACCGTGACATTCAAGAGCGGGGGGCAGGAGGCAACGTGGAAATTCGCCGAATCGATTCGCGGAACGTCCGTGGACCTTGGCGTCATGCTGCCCGGCATGCCGAATGCTCAAGGTGTGCGTGTCCATATCGAACGCAGTCGTCTCTTTACGGGCCACTGA
- a CDS encoding DUF2933 domain-containing protein, with protein sequence MKITHQLSASGTGAHGFMRYRWLLFAAAGVAAIALGVQRWSQVASWLPFALVLLCPLMHFFHGSHAGHGKAAVAGNSDDSADARPSNQREPG encoded by the coding sequence ATGAAGATCACCCACCAATTGTCTGCCTCCGGTACCGGAGCCCATGGGTTCATGCGTTATCGCTGGCTGTTGTTCGCGGCAGCAGGCGTTGCGGCGATTGCACTCGGCGTGCAGCGCTGGAGCCAGGTTGCCTCGTGGCTGCCCTTTGCGCTAGTGTTGCTGTGTCCGCTGATGCATTTCTTTCATGGCAGCCATGCCGGCCACGGCAAGGCCGCAGTAGCAGGAAACTCGGATGACTCAGCGGATGCCCGGCCCAGCAACCAAAGGGAGCCAGGATGA
- a CDS encoding copper resistance protein produces MRTTLRRLWLAAFLLSAFLTVQLAAAAYACDGSRYSVGATQEMAGMTESCPDMTKENAGPGIHDGLCQEHCQLGSKSADHATPQIPVFQPVLVNLVVPTPVPVLAHRVAVPGDAILRGPPRSLPILNCCFRT; encoded by the coding sequence GTGCGTACTACCCTCCGTCGGCTCTGGCTTGCCGCATTCCTGCTGAGCGCTTTCCTGACAGTGCAACTGGCAGCGGCGGCGTATGCCTGCGACGGCAGCCGGTATTCGGTGGGGGCGACGCAGGAGATGGCCGGCATGACCGAATCCTGCCCGGACATGACCAAGGAAAACGCCGGCCCAGGAATACATGACGGGCTTTGTCAGGAGCACTGCCAGCTCGGCTCCAAGTCGGCCGATCATGCAACGCCTCAGATTCCTGTCTTCCAGCCGGTGCTCGTCAACCTGGTGGTGCCCACCCCGGTACCAGTACTGGCACATCGCGTAGCGGTTCCCGGCGACGCGATCCTGCGCGGGCCGCCACGCTCCCTCCCTATCCTCAACTGCTGTTTCCGAACGTAG
- a CDS encoding sterol desaturase family protein gives MTARSVVRYGAYPAIMALVITGVSATPSQGTQLAWLALCAAGGLLLVAWLERFVPFDAWWQKRDLDFPADVAHAVVNLAMMHGAVLGFVGLREWTGWPGLWWPAEWPYLLQVFLAGAPLDLSLYAVHRLSHHYGFLWRLHSIHHSSRRLYWLNGERRHPMHAALMAVPGLLVLGILGAPADVVGGWFAILAVHLAFQHANLDYRLGPVRYLLGVAELHRWHHRERFADAQVNFGEFWLVWDHLFGTFYQPQAPLGPIGIEGDPVPHRYGKQLVYPFKRPDPKRSQASEGFSPCRDADV, from the coding sequence ATGACAGCGCGCTCTGTGGTGCGGTATGGCGCCTATCCGGCCATCATGGCCCTGGTAATCACAGGGGTTTCGGCCACCCCCTCACAGGGCACGCAGCTGGCTTGGCTGGCGTTGTGCGCGGCTGGCGGACTTCTTCTTGTTGCTTGGCTGGAGCGCTTTGTCCCGTTCGATGCATGGTGGCAGAAGCGGGACCTCGACTTTCCGGCGGATGTCGCCCATGCCGTTGTGAATCTGGCCATGATGCACGGCGCTGTGCTGGGCTTCGTGGGGCTGCGGGAATGGACGGGTTGGCCCGGGCTATGGTGGCCTGCAGAATGGCCATACTTGTTGCAGGTATTCCTGGCAGGCGCGCCGCTGGACCTGTCACTGTATGCCGTCCATCGGCTCAGCCACCACTATGGCTTCCTGTGGCGGCTGCACAGCATTCATCATTCATCGCGGCGGCTCTACTGGCTAAACGGGGAACGGCGCCACCCGATGCATGCAGCCCTGATGGCGGTTCCGGGCTTACTGGTCCTGGGCATCCTAGGCGCGCCGGCCGATGTAGTGGGGGGCTGGTTCGCGATTCTGGCGGTCCATCTGGCATTCCAGCATGCGAACCTGGACTATCGGCTGGGGCCGGTGCGGTATCTGTTAGGCGTTGCAGAACTCCATCGCTGGCACCATCGGGAGCGCTTCGCGGACGCGCAGGTCAATTTCGGGGAGTTCTGGCTGGTATGGGACCACCTCTTCGGCACGTTCTATCAACCGCAGGCGCCACTGGGCCCAATCGGCATCGAAGGCGATCCGGTGCCGCACCGCTACGGCAAGCAACTGGTCTATCCGTTTAAACGACCGGACCCAAAACGTAGCCAGGCCAGCGAAGGCTTCTCACCTTGCCGCGATGCTGATGTCTAA
- a CDS encoding cation transporter: MSDHCANEERHDLDASQAADRRILWLVLLINVSQCLAGVGVGLWAASTAVLGAALDNLADALVYGVSLYAVGRSPAIKVRAARLSGWFLIGLAVMLCVEVLRRFFGGEAPLGPAMMVMAGANAAMNIICLRLLKRHRGEDVNFKASAIFTNNDSIVNLAIVLSGALVMWWGSNLPDLVLGLVVSAIAANGGREILAEAAEVEEKARSEAT; the protein is encoded by the coding sequence GTGAGCGACCACTGCGCCAACGAAGAACGACATGACCTTGACGCGAGTCAGGCGGCCGACCGCCGGATCCTGTGGCTGGTACTACTGATTAATGTCAGCCAATGTCTTGCAGGTGTGGGCGTGGGTCTTTGGGCGGCTTCCACGGCGGTGCTTGGCGCGGCCCTCGACAACCTTGCCGATGCGTTGGTGTATGGCGTCAGCCTATACGCCGTTGGGCGCTCGCCAGCCATCAAGGTGCGCGCAGCGCGGCTTTCGGGGTGGTTTTTGATTGGCCTGGCCGTGATGCTATGCGTGGAGGTCCTGCGTCGGTTCTTTGGCGGCGAGGCGCCGTTGGGGCCAGCGATGATGGTCATGGCGGGGGCCAATGCGGCGATGAACATCATCTGCTTGCGCTTACTAAAGCGGCACCGCGGTGAAGACGTTAACTTCAAGGCTTCCGCCATATTCACCAACAACGACTCAATTGTGAACCTGGCAATCGTGTTGTCCGGAGCGCTCGTGATGTGGTGGGGCTCCAACCTTCCGGACCTGGTTCTCGGTCTTGTGGTATCTGCAATCGCCGCTAACGGAGGTCGAGAGATCCTGGCTGAGGCGGCAGAGGTTGAGGAAAAGGCCCGCTCGGAGGCAACTTGA
- a CDS encoding efflux RND transporter periplasmic adaptor subunit, translating into MKKTTIARTVTALVVMASVGGAYYLGQRQGRQHTATTTTPAGGSGSAGLKAGDIDPKTGKRILYWHDPMVPGQRFDKPGKSPFMDMALSPVYEEASGGAAVTIDSRVTQNLGIRTAEVNAGRLESALEVPGNVAINERGIEVLQARTTGFVEHAYARTTLDPVHKGQPLAQIYSPEWVAAQEEYLAVARMGGSLQSDLREAAIARMRQAGMTHSHIRLVQSTGKLQPRLTVTSSVDGIVTEIGARDGMTVSPGTTLFRIASLATVWLLAEVPECQAAQLRPGQTVSAVAAALTGQTLTGKVDVILPDINTSTRTVKVRIELQNKGRQLLPGMFVTARFDAEPGPERLLVPTESLIRTGTRTIAMVETGQGGFSPVEVRTGAASGGQTEVIEGLKAGQKVVVSGQFLIDSEASLRGTAQRMTAARAASAPAAAAAAGPEHEGVGRVEAVSAQGMTISHGPIPSAQWGAMTMDFAAPPSGMPKGFKPGDRIRFRFHLNSEGAATLSSVEPAASSQGARP; encoded by the coding sequence ATGAAGAAGACCACGATTGCACGGACGGTGACGGCTCTCGTCGTAATGGCGAGCGTCGGCGGTGCCTATTACCTCGGCCAACGACAGGGACGCCAGCATACGGCCACGACGACGACGCCCGCGGGCGGCTCCGGCAGTGCGGGCCTCAAGGCTGGTGATATCGATCCCAAAACGGGCAAGCGCATCCTCTATTGGCATGATCCGATGGTGCCAGGCCAGCGCTTTGACAAGCCAGGCAAGTCGCCCTTCATGGATATGGCGTTGTCGCCCGTGTACGAGGAAGCCAGTGGCGGCGCGGCCGTCACCATCGACAGCCGCGTGACGCAGAACCTTGGTATCCGGACGGCGGAGGTAAACGCAGGCCGGCTGGAATCCGCACTTGAAGTTCCAGGGAATGTCGCGATCAACGAACGCGGCATCGAAGTGCTCCAGGCCCGTACGACCGGGTTCGTCGAGCATGCGTATGCCAGGACGACGCTGGATCCGGTCCATAAAGGCCAGCCACTGGCGCAGATCTACTCGCCTGAATGGGTCGCCGCGCAAGAGGAGTATCTGGCGGTGGCCCGCATGGGCGGCAGCCTGCAGAGCGACTTGCGCGAAGCCGCCATTGCCCGCATGCGGCAGGCTGGCATGACCCACAGCCACATCCGCCTGGTGCAGAGCACCGGCAAGCTCCAGCCGCGGCTCACCGTAACGAGTTCGGTAGACGGCATCGTCACTGAAATCGGCGCGCGCGACGGCATGACTGTATCTCCTGGCACGACGCTCTTTCGCATTGCCAGCCTAGCAACGGTATGGCTGCTGGCCGAAGTGCCGGAGTGCCAGGCCGCGCAGCTACGACCCGGACAAACCGTGTCGGCGGTCGCGGCAGCCCTGACCGGACAAACGCTGACCGGCAAGGTCGACGTCATCCTGCCAGACATCAACACAAGCACCCGGACTGTCAAGGTACGGATCGAGCTGCAGAACAAGGGCCGTCAGTTGCTGCCAGGCATGTTCGTGACTGCCCGCTTTGATGCCGAACCTGGACCCGAGAGGCTGCTTGTCCCGACCGAGTCGCTGATCCGCACCGGGACGCGCACGATCGCCATGGTGGAAACGGGCCAGGGCGGCTTCAGCCCGGTCGAGGTCAGGACAGGTGCTGCTTCTGGCGGGCAGACCGAGGTGATCGAAGGCCTCAAGGCGGGACAGAAGGTCGTGGTATCCGGCCAGTTCCTGATCGATTCCGAAGCCAGCCTGCGCGGTACGGCGCAGCGCATGACGGCAGCGCGGGCCGCTTCCGCACCAGCCGCCGCCGCGGCCGCGGGGCCGGAGCACGAAGGCGTCGGGCGTGTGGAGGCGGTAAGCGCGCAAGGCATGACGATTTCCCACGGGCCGATTCCGTCGGCCCAGTGGGGCGCCATGACCATGGACTTTGCCGCGCCGCCTTCCGGCATGCCGAAGGGATTCAAGCCTGGTGACCGCATCCGCTTCCGCTTCCACCTGAACAGCGAAGGCGCTGCGACGCTATCGTCGGTTGAGCCCGCCGCCTCTTCGCAGGGAGCCAGGCCATGA
- a CDS encoding efflux RND transporter permease subunit, whose protein sequence is MIARLILASIRNRSLVLLATAMLTAWGLWAVRSTPLDALPDLSDVQVIIRTPFPGQAPQIVENQVTYPLTTTMLSVPGAKTVRGYSFFGDSYVYVLFEDGTDLYWARSRVLEYLNQVQSRLPAAAKPALGPDATGVGWIYEYALIDKTGQHDLSQLRALQDWFLRFELKSLPNVAEVASLGGMVKQYQIVLMPDRLRAYNLSQAKVLAALKGANQETGGSVLELGEAEYMVRASGYLKTLDDFRQIPLVTSGAGIPVRLGDVATIQFGPEMRRGIAELDGQGEVAGGVIVMRSGKNALETIDAVKARLATLQKSLPKGVEIVSTYDRSALINRAVDNLTAKLIEEFIVVALVCLMFLFHLRSALVAIVSLPLGVLAAFLVMRYQGVNANIMSLGGIAIAIGAMVDAAVVMIENAHKHLEHWHADNPGRELPAHERWRVTGESAAEVGPALFFSLLIITLSFIPVFTLEAQEGRLFSPLAFTKTYSMAAAAGLSITLVPVLMGYMIRGKIPSEQANPLNRWLIRGYQPLLAKVLSYPKTTLAIAALLLVATAWPIMRIGGEFMPPLDEGDLLYMPSALPGLSAGKAAQLLQQTDRLIKTVPEVATVFGKAGRADTATDPAPIEMFETTIQFKPHDQWRAGMTTDKLVEELDRVVKVPGLSNIWVPPIRNRIDMLATGIKSPVGIKVAGTDLKEIDRLATRIEEAVKNVPGVTSALAERLTGGRYIDVDIDRRAAGRYGLNIEDVQGIVSSAIGGENVGEVVDGLARFPINVRYPRDYRDSIEQLRSLPIVTDKGLQITLSDVARIEVVQGPPMLRSENARLSGWIYVDIRGRDLRSAVRDMQAAVAKAVPMPAGYSLSWSGQFEYLERATAKLKVVVPFTLLIIFVLLYLVFGRLDEAILIMGTLPLALIGGFWLLYLLGYNLSVAGIVGFIALAGVAAEFGVIMLLYLKQAWTERIENGETSVPALLDAIQEGAVLRVRPKAMTVAVILAGLIPIMWSHGTGSEVMQRIAAPMVGGMVTAPLLSMFVVPAVYLLMRRRHAKAASSLSLNLSLQEDSQ, encoded by the coding sequence ATGATCGCGCGGCTTATCCTTGCTTCCATCCGCAATCGATCCCTGGTGCTGCTGGCCACTGCCATGCTTACAGCCTGGGGCTTGTGGGCCGTGCGCAGTACACCGCTCGACGCGCTGCCGGATCTGTCCGACGTACAGGTGATCATCCGCACGCCGTTCCCCGGCCAGGCGCCCCAGATCGTGGAAAACCAGGTCACCTATCCCCTTACCACGACGATGCTGTCCGTGCCCGGCGCCAAGACTGTGCGCGGCTATTCATTCTTCGGCGATTCCTATGTCTACGTGCTGTTCGAGGATGGGACGGATCTCTACTGGGCGCGCTCGCGCGTGCTCGAGTACCTGAACCAGGTGCAATCCCGGCTGCCCGCCGCCGCCAAGCCGGCGCTTGGCCCTGACGCGACCGGCGTAGGCTGGATCTACGAGTACGCCCTTATCGACAAGACCGGGCAGCACGACCTCAGCCAGTTGCGGGCATTGCAGGACTGGTTCCTGCGCTTCGAGCTCAAGTCGCTGCCCAATGTCGCCGAGGTCGCATCCCTCGGCGGGATGGTCAAGCAGTACCAGATTGTGCTGATGCCAGACCGGCTGCGTGCCTATAACCTGTCGCAGGCCAAGGTGCTGGCGGCACTCAAAGGTGCGAACCAGGAAACCGGGGGTTCGGTGCTGGAGCTGGGCGAGGCCGAGTACATGGTGCGGGCCAGTGGCTACCTGAAGACGCTCGACGACTTCCGCCAGATACCGCTGGTGACCAGCGGCGCCGGCATCCCGGTACGACTGGGTGACGTCGCCACCATTCAGTTCGGACCCGAGATGCGGCGCGGCATTGCCGAGCTCGACGGCCAGGGCGAAGTCGCGGGCGGCGTCATTGTGATGCGCTCCGGCAAGAATGCGCTCGAGACTATCGACGCGGTCAAGGCCAGGCTTGCCACCCTGCAAAAAAGCCTGCCCAAGGGCGTGGAGATCGTGAGCACCTACGATCGTTCAGCGCTGATCAATCGCGCGGTGGACAACCTGACGGCCAAGCTCATCGAAGAATTCATCGTGGTGGCGCTGGTGTGCCTGATGTTCCTGTTTCACCTGCGTTCGGCTCTGGTGGCCATTGTCTCGCTGCCGCTGGGCGTGCTGGCAGCGTTCCTGGTGATGCGCTACCAGGGAGTGAACGCCAACATCATGTCGCTGGGCGGCATCGCCATCGCCATTGGCGCGATGGTCGATGCGGCGGTGGTGATGATCGAGAATGCGCACAAGCACCTGGAGCACTGGCACGCCGACAACCCGGGACGGGAACTGCCCGCGCACGAGCGATGGCGTGTCACCGGCGAGTCAGCGGCGGAAGTCGGGCCAGCCCTCTTCTTCTCGCTGCTGATTATCACGCTCTCATTCATCCCCGTGTTCACGCTGGAGGCGCAGGAGGGGCGACTCTTCTCGCCGCTGGCCTTCACCAAGACTTACTCGATGGCGGCCGCGGCCGGCTTGTCGATCACGCTGGTGCCGGTCCTGATGGGCTACATGATCCGCGGGAAGATTCCGTCGGAACAGGCCAATCCCCTCAACCGGTGGTTGATCCGCGGTTACCAGCCATTGCTTGCCAAGGTGCTCTCGTATCCGAAGACCACGCTGGCGATCGCGGCGCTGTTGCTGGTGGCGACCGCCTGGCCGATCATGCGCATCGGTGGCGAGTTCATGCCTCCCCTCGATGAGGGAGACCTGCTGTACATGCCTTCGGCCTTGCCCGGGCTCTCCGCCGGCAAGGCGGCACAGCTACTGCAGCAGACCGACCGCCTGATCAAGACCGTACCGGAGGTTGCGACCGTGTTTGGCAAAGCCGGCCGCGCCGATACCGCCACCGATCCTGCCCCGATCGAGATGTTCGAGACCACTATCCAGTTCAAGCCACACGATCAGTGGCGTGCGGGCATGACTACCGACAAGCTGGTGGAGGAGTTGGATCGCGTGGTCAAGGTGCCCGGCTTGTCGAACATCTGGGTGCCGCCGATTCGCAATCGGATCGACATGCTCGCCACAGGGATCAAAAGCCCTGTCGGGATCAAGGTGGCCGGCACGGACCTGAAGGAGATCGACCGGCTCGCCACTCGCATCGAGGAGGCCGTCAAGAATGTGCCGGGCGTCACCTCCGCGCTGGCCGAACGTCTCACCGGCGGCCGCTATATCGATGTCGATATCGACCGCAGGGCCGCAGGCCGGTACGGCCTCAACATCGAGGACGTGCAAGGTATCGTTTCATCCGCGATCGGGGGTGAAAACGTTGGTGAAGTGGTCGATGGCCTAGCCCGCTTTCCGATCAACGTCCGGTATCCGCGCGACTACCGGGATTCCATCGAGCAATTGCGCAGCCTGCCGATCGTGACCGACAAGGGGTTGCAGATCACCCTGTCCGACGTAGCCCGCATCGAAGTCGTGCAAGGCCCGCCGATGCTGCGCAGCGAAAATGCGCGCCTGTCCGGCTGGATCTATGTCGACATTCGCGGACGAGACCTGCGGTCCGCCGTACGAGATATGCAGGCCGCGGTAGCAAAGGCCGTGCCGATGCCTGCGGGCTACTCGCTGAGCTGGTCAGGGCAGTTCGAGTACTTGGAGCGCGCCACCGCCAAACTGAAGGTGGTGGTGCCGTTCACGTTGCTGATCATCTTCGTGCTGCTCTACCTAGTATTCGGCCGCCTGGATGAGGCGATCCTGATCATGGGTACCTTGCCCCTGGCCCTGATTGGCGGCTTCTGGCTGCTCTATCTGCTCGGCTACAACCTGTCCGTTGCCGGCATTGTCGGTTTTATCGCGCTCGCCGGCGTCGCGGCGGAGTTTGGCGTGATCATGCTGCTCTACCTGAAGCAGGCATGGACCGAGCGGATCGAGAACGGCGAGACCAGCGTGCCCGCTTTGCTGGATGCGATCCAGGAAGGCGCGGTGTTGCGTGTTCGGCCGAAAGCGATGACCGTCGCTGTCATCCTGGCCGGGCTGATCCCCATTATGTGGTCGCACGGTACCGGCTCCGAGGTCATGCAGCGTATCGCCGCACCCATGGTCGGCGGCATGGTGACGGCGCCGCTGTTGTCGATGTTCGTGGTGCCGGCCGTCTACTTGTTGATGCGCCGCCGTCACGCCAAGGCAGCTTCTTCTCTTTCCCTCAACCTCTCACTCCAGGAGGATTCGCAATGA
- a CDS encoding TolC family protein, protein MHLRFSTMCGRRLAFAITLLAVIPPAWAQSAAALSLQEAVALASSRSTDAETSRSAVQSAIEMAVAGRQFPDPILKVGVNNVPADGPDRFSLGTDSMTMRSISLMQEFTRSAKRQARAERFEAEASSAEAQRAVALATVQRGAATAWLNRWYAERAYGVLTEQAQSIKLMVDAAQAVYRGNRGSRADFLAAELELQQLQDREDEARAAVASARAMLRRWVGDAAEQPLTERPAFDAPVWLETIDAAGVTQLPDVAAAEAQVGVAEAESRVARESKIPDVSVELMYSQRGPAYSNMVSLNVSLPVPWDQKNRQDRELASKLAQANAARAQAESVRRGLIGQLRGKQAELQHSQSRLERYRNTTLPLAKAQTEAALTAYRAGAGSLTAVADASRKALNISLEHLKLEAATARLWAELTFLMPLPTAAQPTSRQGIQP, encoded by the coding sequence ATGCATTTGCGTTTCTCCACCATGTGCGGGCGCCGGCTGGCGTTCGCCATCACGCTGCTTGCCGTCATCCCTCCGGCATGGGCGCAATCCGCGGCCGCACTCTCCTTGCAGGAAGCGGTCGCGCTCGCATCATCGCGCTCGACGGATGCCGAGACATCGCGGTCGGCGGTCCAGTCAGCCATTGAGATGGCAGTCGCAGGCAGGCAGTTTCCGGACCCCATCCTGAAGGTTGGTGTCAACAACGTGCCGGCTGATGGCCCTGATCGGTTCTCGCTTGGCACGGATTCAATGACCATGCGGTCGATCAGCTTGATGCAGGAATTCACGCGCTCAGCGAAGCGCCAGGCCCGCGCCGAGCGCTTCGAGGCCGAGGCGTCATCGGCCGAGGCCCAACGCGCAGTGGCGTTGGCCACCGTGCAGCGCGGTGCCGCCACAGCCTGGCTAAACCGCTGGTATGCCGAACGCGCCTACGGCGTCCTCACTGAACAGGCGCAGTCGATCAAGCTGATGGTGGATGCCGCACAGGCTGTTTATCGTGGCAACCGTGGTTCGCGCGCCGACTTCCTGGCGGCCGAGCTTGAATTGCAGCAACTGCAGGATCGCGAAGACGAGGCCCGCGCCGCGGTCGCTTCGGCCCGGGCGATGCTGCGCCGGTGGGTCGGCGACGCCGCGGAGCAGCCACTGACCGAGCGCCCCGCGTTCGATGCGCCGGTGTGGCTGGAGACTATCGATGCCGCCGGCGTTACGCAACTGCCAGACGTCGCGGCCGCAGAGGCCCAAGTTGGCGTGGCAGAGGCAGAAAGCCGGGTCGCGCGCGAGAGCAAGATTCCGGACGTCAGTGTCGAACTGATGTACAGCCAGCGCGGCCCCGCCTACTCGAACATGGTGTCGCTGAACGTCTCGCTGCCGGTGCCCTGGGACCAGAAGAATCGCCAAGACCGTGAGCTGGCCTCCAAGCTTGCGCAGGCCAACGCCGCACGGGCGCAGGCCGAATCGGTCCGCCGGGGACTGATCGGCCAGCTCCGCGGCAAGCAGGCTGAACTGCAACACAGCCAGTCGCGCCTAGAGCGCTATCGGAATACCACCTTGCCACTGGCGAAGGCGCAAACCGAGGCCGCCTTGACCGCCTATCGCGCCGGCGCCGGCAGCCTGACAGCCGTCGCTGACGCCAGCCGCAAAGCGCTCAACATCTCGCTCGAACACCTTAAGCTCGAGGCCGCTACCGCCCGGCTGTGGGCAGAACTCACCTTCCTGATGCCGTTGCCGACTGCAGCGCAACCCACGTCGAGGCAAGGAATCCAACCATGA